From the genome of Psychroserpens ponticola, one region includes:
- a CDS encoding nitrous oxide reductase family maturation protein NosD, which produces MKHRFIFLAVIFMTISNYASQIEVCNDCSISTLQNAILKSKDFDTILVKKGTYKEYDILVNKPLTIIGENYPIIDGELKGEIITIISDNVTVDGLFIINVGTSYTEDYAAIRVRKSKHFVIKNLVLEKLFFGIYIEKSSYGKVFHNKIIGDAIEEYNSGNGIQLWYSNHIEIEHNYVEHVRDGIYLEFSDDCIIKNNVSALNIRYGLHFMFSNDDTYQDNTFENNGAGVAVMFSKKIKMYNNTFKENWGTASYGLLLKEINDAEIEGNIFENNTIGINIEGSNRITYKHNDFSNNGWAIKVKGACYKNTFIENNFLYNSFDIAYNSKINDNVFDRNYWSNYTGYDLDKNGVGDVPYRPVKLFSYIVNRTPETIILLRSMFIDIIDFSEKVSPVFTPDNLLDNNPLTKRIVW; this is translated from the coding sequence ATGAAACATAGATTCATTTTTTTAGCTGTCATTTTTATGACCATTTCTAATTATGCTTCACAAATAGAAGTTTGTAATGATTGTTCCATTTCAACATTGCAAAATGCTATTTTAAAATCAAAAGATTTTGATACTATTTTAGTTAAAAAAGGCACTTATAAAGAATACGATATTTTAGTTAATAAACCTTTAACGATTATTGGTGAAAATTACCCCATAATTGATGGCGAATTAAAAGGTGAAATCATTACAATTATATCTGATAATGTTACTGTAGATGGCTTGTTTATTATCAATGTTGGTACAAGTTATACAGAAGATTATGCTGCGATTCGTGTTAGAAAAAGCAAGCATTTTGTAATCAAAAATTTGGTGCTTGAAAAATTATTCTTCGGAATATATATCGAAAAGTCAAGTTATGGAAAAGTGTTTCATAATAAAATTATTGGTGATGCTATTGAGGAATATAATTCTGGAAACGGAATACAATTATGGTATAGCAACCATATTGAAATAGAACATAACTATGTTGAACATGTTCGCGATGGTATTTATTTAGAGTTTTCTGATGACTGTATAATTAAGAATAATGTGAGTGCTTTAAATATAAGATATGGTTTGCACTTTATGTTTTCAAATGATGATACTTATCAAGACAATACGTTTGAAAATAATGGAGCAGGAGTAGCTGTGATGTTTTCTAAAAAAATTAAAATGTATAATAATACATTTAAAGAAAATTGGGGAACTGCATCATATGGTTTATTACTTAAAGAAATTAATGATGCCGAAATTGAAGGTAATATCTTTGAAAATAATACCATAGGAATTAATATAGAAGGTTCAAATCGCATCACTTATAAGCATAATGATTTTTCAAATAATGGTTGGGCAATAAAAGTAAAAGGCGCTTGCTACAAAAATACTTTTATCGAAAACAATTTTTTATATAATTCTTTTGATATTGCTTACAATAGTAAAATTAATGATAACGTATTCGACAGAAATTATTGGAGTAATTATACAGGCTATGATTTGGATAAAAATGGAGTAGGAGATGTGCCTTACAGACCTGTAAAATTATTTTCATATATCGTAAATCGAACTCCAGAAACCATTATTTTATTGCGTAGTATGTTTATTGATATCATTGATTTTTCTGAAAAAGTATCACCAGTGTTTACGCCAGATAACCTTCTAGATAATAACCCGTTAACAAAGAGAATCGTATGGTGA
- a CDS encoding nitrous oxide reductase accessory protein NosL — translation MQTLKHYSIFALLLFFFNCNVSPKPIDYGNDGCHFCKMTIVDKVHAAEIVTQKGKVYKFDATECMIHFMDEFDTSEIALYLSNDYAKPKTLTDATKATFLISKNIPSPMGAFLSAFEDKSKAQQTQTEKGGELYTWNELLVHFKD, via the coding sequence ATGCAAACACTAAAACACTATTCAATCTTTGCATTGCTATTGTTCTTTTTCAACTGTAATGTGTCACCAAAGCCTATAGATTATGGTAACGATGGCTGTCATTTTTGTAAAATGACTATTGTCGACAAAGTTCATGCTGCAGAAATTGTAACCCAAAAAGGAAAAGTATATAAATTCGATGCTACCGAATGCATGATCCATTTTATGGATGAGTTTGACACTTCTGAAATAGCATTGTATCTCTCAAATGACTATGCAAAACCTAAAACACTTACCGATGCTACAAAAGCTACATTTTTAATAAGCAAAAATATTCCTAGTCCAATGGGAGCATTTTTATCGGCTTTTGAAGATAAAAGCAAAGCTCAACAAACACAAACTGAAAAAGGAGGTGAATTATATACTTGGAATGAATTATTAGTACATTTTAAGGACTAG
- the nosZ gene encoding Sec-dependent nitrous-oxide reductase: MKNLLKLTLALVFVLFTYTSCNNSKSSDNKSGALASNVAEKVYVAPGEHDEFYAFISGGYSGNLTVYGLPSGRMFKEIPVFSQFATSGYGYSEETKPMLNTSHGFIPWGDSHHPDISQTKGEIDGRFVFINENNTPRIAKIDLKTFETTEIIEVPNSAGNHSSSFVTENTEYVVAGTRFSVPIPQRDMPINEYKGNFQGALSFISVAPETGNMDIKFQVLMPGFNYDLSHPGRGKSHGWFFFTTYNTEEASSLLEVNASQNDKDFIAAVNWKKIEDYVNNGGGTMMPADYAHNVYDEHTHTATSTMKKEVRVVNPVDVPGAVFFLPTPKSPHGCDVDPSGEYIVGNGKLSANLTVHSFTKMLAAIEGEKFDGEAYGIPILKFEDVLAGSVEQPGLGPLHTEFDGQGNAYTTFFISSEVVKWKLGTWEVIDRKPTYYSVGHLTIPGGNSGKPQGKYMFAMNKITKDRYLPTGPEMEHSAQLYDISGEKMELLLDFPTHGEPHYAAAMRADLIKERSQKIYNLEDNKHPYAAFTDDDTKVVRKGNEVHIYMTTIRSHFSPDNIEGVKVGDKVYFHVTNLEQDFDVPHGFAVLGQNTSELLIMPGQTKSSVWEPTKVGVWPFYCTDFCSALHQEMQGYIRVSPADSNTPIKWSLGEDIE; the protein is encoded by the coding sequence ATGAAAAATTTATTAAAACTAACACTTGCTCTTGTATTTGTATTGTTTACTTATACAAGTTGCAATAATTCAAAATCATCTGATAATAAATCTGGTGCATTGGCAAGTAATGTTGCCGAAAAAGTATACGTTGCTCCTGGTGAACATGATGAATTTTATGCATTTATCTCTGGAGGATATAGTGGTAACTTAACTGTTTATGGCTTGCCTTCTGGAAGAATGTTTAAGGAAATACCTGTATTTTCTCAATTTGCAACTTCAGGATATGGCTATTCTGAAGAAACGAAACCTATGTTGAATACATCTCACGGATTTATTCCTTGGGGAGATTCTCACCATCCTGATATTTCTCAAACAAAAGGGGAAATTGATGGTCGTTTTGTTTTTATTAATGAAAACAATACACCAAGAATTGCGAAAATAGATTTAAAAACTTTTGAAACAACTGAAATCATCGAAGTACCTAATAGTGCTGGTAATCACAGTTCTTCTTTTGTAACTGAAAACACAGAGTATGTGGTTGCAGGTACACGTTTTTCTGTGCCAATTCCTCAACGTGATATGCCAATTAATGAGTATAAAGGCAACTTTCAAGGTGCACTATCTTTTATAAGCGTCGCACCAGAAACGGGAAATATGGATATAAAATTCCAAGTTCTAATGCCAGGATTTAACTACGATTTATCACATCCAGGAAGAGGGAAATCTCATGGTTGGTTCTTTTTTACAACATATAATACAGAAGAAGCAAGTAGTTTATTAGAAGTTAATGCTTCGCAAAATGATAAAGATTTTATTGCAGCTGTGAATTGGAAAAAAATTGAAGATTATGTAAATAATGGTGGTGGTACAATGATGCCAGCCGATTATGCACATAATGTATATGATGAGCACACTCATACTGCAACGTCTACAATGAAAAAAGAAGTGCGTGTTGTAAACCCTGTTGATGTTCCTGGAGCTGTATTTTTCTTGCCGACTCCAAAATCTCCGCATGGCTGTGATGTTGATCCTTCTGGAGAATATATTGTTGGTAATGGAAAGTTGTCTGCTAACTTAACAGTGCATTCATTTACAAAAATGTTGGCAGCTATTGAAGGAGAAAAATTTGATGGTGAAGCATATGGAATTCCTATTTTAAAATTCGAAGATGTATTGGCAGGTTCTGTAGAGCAACCAGGTTTAGGGCCTTTACATACAGAGTTTGATGGTCAAGGAAATGCATATACAACATTCTTTATTTCATCTGAAGTTGTAAAATGGAAATTAGGAACTTGGGAAGTTATTGATAGAAAACCTACCTATTACTCTGTTGGTCATTTAACCATTCCTGGAGGAAATTCTGGAAAACCACAAGGTAAATATATGTTCGCGATGAATAAAATCACCAAAGATAGATACTTGCCAACTGGTCCTGAAATGGAGCACTCAGCTCAATTGTATGATATCTCAGGCGAAAAAATGGAATTGCTTTTAGATTTTCCAACACATGGAGAACCTCATTATGCTGCAGCAATGAGAGCAGACTTGATTAAGGAACGTTCTCAAAAAATCTACAATTTGGAAGATAACAAACATCCTTATGCTGCTTTTACAGATGATGATACTAAAGTAGTTCGAAAGGGAAATGAAGTTCATATATATATGACTACCATTAGAAGTCACTTCTCTCCAGATAATATTGAAGGTGTTAAAGTAGGAGACAAAGTATATTTCCATGTGACTAATTTAGAACAAGATTTTGATGTGCCACACGGTTTTGCTGTACTTGGTCAAAACACTTCTGAACTATTAATCATGCCAGGACAAACGAAATCTTCAGTTTGGGAACCAACAAAAGTAGGCGTTTGGCCATTCTATTGTACAGATTTCTGTTCTGCACTTCATCAAGAAATGCAAGGTTATATTAGAGTTTCTCCTGCAGATAGCAACACACCGATAAAATGGTCTTTAGGAGAAGATATTGAATAA
- a CDS encoding fasciclin domain-containing protein → MKILKKLFFGLACATLIFSCKTDNKEVISNSTVSVAENESTDRTGQAFIEGDESTTVLSIAIGSKDHTTLVAAVQAAQLENALVNAGPLMVFAPTNEAFAALPEGTVENLLKPENKDLLANILKYHVTPGNYSKDFLKKFKKLGQANNGYVKVEVVDGEPIIGGAKILGSVKAGNGIVHVIDKVLLPPSEE, encoded by the coding sequence ATGAAAATATTAAAAAAACTATTTTTCGGATTAGCCTGTGCTACACTAATTTTTTCTTGTAAAACAGACAACAAAGAAGTGATATCGAACTCTACAGTTTCAGTTGCTGAAAATGAATCAACAGATCGAACTGGTCAAGCCTTTATTGAGGGAGACGAAAGTACAACTGTTTTAAGTATAGCCATTGGATCTAAAGATCATACTACGTTAGTAGCTGCAGTTCAAGCTGCACAATTAGAAAATGCTTTAGTGAATGCTGGACCACTCATGGTTTTTGCTCCAACTAATGAAGCTTTTGCCGCCTTACCTGAGGGAACTGTTGAGAATTTATTGAAACCAGAAAACAAAGATCTGTTAGCTAATATTTTAAAGTATCATGTGACACCTGGAAACTATTCAAAAGACTTTTTAAAGAAATTTAAAAAACTTGGACAAGCTAATAATGGTTATGTAAAAGTAGAAGTTGTAGATGGAGAACCTATCATTGGAGGTGCTAAAATACTAGGAAGCGTGAAAGCAGGTAATGGTATTGTACATGTTATAGATAAAGTATTATTACCACCTTCAGAAGAATAA
- a CDS encoding c-type cytochrome: MKTTLKLMTVLFVTLLLSCGGKEEKKKESISYGRKEAPAKKETPKEKAILASKKIDLTNKGLGPITSVTLDSEIDQKMVKHGEEVYKKMCTACHRADKKFIGPAPTGILERRTPEWIMNMILNPEQMVKEDPLAKELLMEFNGSPMANQNLSKEDARAVLEYFRTL; encoded by the coding sequence ATGAAGACAACACTAAAACTAATGACTGTATTATTTGTAACACTACTTTTAAGTTGTGGAGGCAAAGAAGAAAAGAAAAAAGAATCTATCTCTTATGGCAGAAAAGAAGCTCCTGCAAAAAAGGAAACTCCTAAGGAGAAAGCTATACTAGCATCAAAAAAAATTGACTTAACGAATAAAGGATTAGGTCCAATCACATCAGTGACTTTAGATTCTGAAATTGACCAAAAGATGGTTAAACATGGAGAAGAAGTTTACAAAAAAATGTGTACGGCTTGTCATAGAGCAGACAAAAAATTTATTGGACCTGCACCAACAGGAATTCTAGAACGACGTACTCCAGAATGGATTATGAACATGATATTAAATCCAGAGCAAATGGTAAAAGAGGATCCTTTGGCTAAAGAATTATTGATGGAATTTAATGGCTCTCCAATGGCAAATCAAAACTTATCTAAAGAAGATGCTAGAGCTGTATTAGAATATTTTAGAACATTATAA
- a CDS encoding WD40/YVTN/BNR-like repeat-containing protein — MKKTIHLLMLLASFSLFAQELSMDLVKNMTPRNIGPGGMSGRVTSIDVVHKNTDIMYVGTASGGLWKSTSGGIKWNPIFEKEATASIGAVAIQQSNPSVIWVGTGEGNPRNSLNGGYGIYKSLDAGKTWQLMGLKNTRHIHRVIIDPTNPNVVYAAAIGSPWGEHPERGIFKTIDGGKTWKKILFANTKTGAADLVMDPTNPNKLIAALWEHKRDPWFFNSGGEGSGVHITYDGGKTWKKVTDKEGFPEGNLGRVGVAIAPNKPNIVYALVEAKKNALYKSEDGGFNWKKINDNSSGRGSGGIGNRPFYYAEIYVDPQNENRVYSIFTYVNVSEDGGKSFSQLMPAYGVNNGIHPDHHAWWIHPTNGDFMIDGNDGGMNITKDGGKSWRFIGNLPVAQFYHINVDNEIPYNVYGGMQDNGSWRGPAYVWRVQGIRNSYWQEISFGDGFDVVPDKDDSRFGWTMSQQGYVSRYDWQTGNNYTVRPIHSDPEVELRFNWNSAINIDPFDNNTLYFGSQFVHKSTDKGQTWTVISKDLTTNDPEKLKQNESGGLTMDATGAENHCSILVIEPSPIERNMFWVGTDDGKVHYTQNGGQTYIDVTNNIKGLPAGSWIPQIKASNKNKGEALLIANDYRRFNYTPYVFRTKDYGKTWQRIADGNDVESYALSIIEDPIEKNLVFLGTDDGLYVSIDAGNIWTKWTQGFPTVSVKDLVIHPREHDLIIGTFGRAAWVLDDIRPLRAMAKNKQIINQKLELFTPPTAYQAAYQQPTGSRFGADAMYHGENRGYGAQFSYYVKIDEIKKNEKTEDEEKENDEDDVIQNDSKESQDTKVKWDSLTMKIYDGERLMRTLKQKAPDSTGIHKWTWYMDEAGVSNASRTIRKEKREPSGVSVKPGTYKAVLHFGDQSSEEMITVLSDPRLDVSIAKTNEVYHASKKLEKMQETVSNAVKQLVESKQIATKFKGDLTKLDKGKYKDDIKASKDLIKEIDDLIDLYLGKQDKRQGITNTSVVSVDDRLGIADWYVSSRQNGITETENSLIKQAEDAINDVLEKTNTFFNKSWTTYQTKMEALQTNPFKEISTFKLD, encoded by the coding sequence ATGAAAAAAACAATTCATCTATTGATGCTTTTAGCATCTTTTTCTCTTTTCGCTCAAGAATTATCTATGGATTTAGTCAAAAACATGACACCTCGTAATATTGGTCCAGGAGGTATGTCTGGTCGAGTTACAAGTATTGATGTAGTTCATAAAAACACAGATATAATGTATGTTGGAACAGCTTCTGGTGGTTTATGGAAATCTACTTCTGGTGGTATAAAATGGAATCCTATTTTCGAAAAAGAAGCGACTGCTTCTATTGGTGCTGTAGCTATTCAACAATCTAATCCAAGTGTCATTTGGGTTGGAACAGGTGAAGGGAACCCAAGAAATAGTTTAAATGGTGGTTATGGAATTTATAAATCATTAGACGCTGGTAAAACTTGGCAATTAATGGGTTTAAAGAACACACGTCATATTCATCGTGTAATTATTGACCCTACTAATCCTAATGTAGTTTATGCAGCTGCAATTGGCTCACCTTGGGGAGAACATCCTGAACGTGGAATTTTTAAAACAATTGATGGTGGTAAAACATGGAAAAAAATTCTATTTGCAAATACTAAAACTGGAGCTGCAGATTTAGTAATGGATCCTACAAACCCTAATAAGTTGATTGCTGCCTTATGGGAACATAAACGTGACCCTTGGTTTTTTAATTCTGGTGGTGAAGGTTCTGGTGTACACATCACATACGATGGTGGTAAAACATGGAAAAAAGTTACGGATAAAGAGGGATTTCCTGAAGGAAATTTAGGTCGTGTTGGAGTTGCAATTGCTCCAAATAAACCAAATATTGTATATGCTCTAGTAGAAGCCAAAAAGAATGCTTTATATAAAAGTGAAGATGGTGGTTTTAATTGGAAAAAAATAAATGATAATTCTTCAGGTAGAGGAAGTGGTGGTATTGGCAATCGTCCGTTTTACTATGCCGAAATCTATGTAGACCCTCAAAATGAAAATCGTGTCTATTCAATATTTACCTATGTAAATGTCTCTGAAGATGGTGGAAAAAGTTTTAGTCAATTAATGCCTGCATATGGTGTTAACAACGGAATTCATCCAGATCATCACGCTTGGTGGATTCATCCTACAAATGGTGACTTTATGATAGATGGTAATGATGGCGGAATGAATATCACTAAAGATGGTGGGAAATCTTGGCGCTTTATTGGTAATTTACCTGTCGCACAATTTTATCATATAAATGTTGATAATGAAATTCCTTATAATGTGTATGGAGGCATGCAAGATAATGGATCATGGAGAGGTCCTGCCTATGTATGGCGTGTTCAAGGCATCAGAAATAGTTACTGGCAAGAAATTAGTTTTGGTGATGGATTTGATGTCGTACCAGATAAAGACGATTCTCGTTTTGGTTGGACGATGAGCCAACAAGGTTATGTTAGTCGATACGATTGGCAAACAGGAAACAACTATACAGTGAGACCTATACATTCTGATCCTGAAGTTGAATTGCGTTTTAATTGGAATTCTGCAATTAACATCGATCCGTTTGATAATAATACCTTGTATTTCGGAAGTCAGTTTGTTCATAAATCAACTGATAAAGGACAAACTTGGACTGTCATTTCTAAAGATTTAACTACTAATGATCCTGAAAAATTAAAACAAAACGAAAGTGGTGGCCTAACAATGGATGCTACTGGAGCCGAAAACCATTGCTCTATTTTAGTTATTGAACCTTCTCCTATAGAACGAAATATGTTCTGGGTTGGAACTGACGATGGAAAAGTACATTACACACAAAATGGTGGACAAACCTATATTGATGTTACAAATAATATCAAAGGCTTACCTGCAGGAAGCTGGATTCCTCAAATAAAAGCATCTAATAAAAATAAAGGTGAAGCCCTTTTAATTGCCAATGATTACAGACGCTTTAATTATACACCTTATGTGTTTCGCACAAAAGATTATGGTAAAACATGGCAACGTATTGCAGATGGCAATGATGTAGAAAGCTATGCGTTATCCATTATTGAAGATCCAATTGAGAAAAATTTAGTTTTCTTAGGTACTGATGATGGCTTATATGTGTCTATTGATGCAGGTAATATTTGGACAAAATGGACTCAAGGTTTTCCAACAGTTTCAGTGAAAGATTTAGTCATTCATCCAAGAGAACATGACCTAATTATTGGAACATTTGGACGTGCAGCTTGGGTCTTAGATGATATACGTCCACTTAGAGCAATGGCTAAAAACAAACAAATTATTAATCAGAAATTAGAATTATTTACACCTCCAACTGCGTATCAAGCAGCATATCAACAACCAACTGGAAGTCGTTTTGGAGCAGATGCTATGTATCATGGTGAGAATAGAGGTTATGGTGCACAGTTTTCATATTATGTAAAAATAGATGAAATTAAAAAAAACGAAAAAACTGAGGACGAAGAAAAAGAAAATGATGAAGATGATGTCATTCAGAATGATAGCAAAGAATCTCAAGACACAAAAGTAAAATGGGATTCATTAACTATGAAAATCTATGATGGTGAACGCTTAATGAGAACATTAAAACAAAAAGCTCCTGATTCTACTGGAATTCATAAATGGACTTGGTATATGGATGAAGCTGGAGTTTCAAATGCTTCAAGAACGATTAGAAAAGAAAAAAGAGAGCCAAGTGGTGTTTCGGTTAAACCTGGAACCTATAAAGCTGTTTTACATTTTGGAGACCAAAGCTCTGAAGAAATGATTACAGTTCTATCTGATCCAAGATTAGATGTTTCTATCGCTAAAACTAATGAAGTGTATCACGCTTCTAAAAAGCTAGAAAAGATGCAAGAAACGGTTTCTAATGCTGTTAAACAATTAGTGGAAAGCAAACAAATAGCGACTAAATTCAAAGGTGATTTGACCAAGTTGGATAAAGGCAAATACAAAGATGACATTAAAGCTTCTAAAGATTTAATTAAAGAAATTGATGACCTCATCGACTTGTATTTAGGCAAACAAGACAAACGTCAAGGAATCACTAATACATCTGTTGTTTCTGTTGACGATAGGTTAGGTATTGCTGATTGGTATGTTAGTTCTAGACAAAATGGGATAACAGAAACTGAAAACTCATTAATAAAACAAGCTGAAGATGCAATAAATGATGTGCTTGAAAAAACAAATACTTTCTTTAATAAATCTTGGACAACTTACCAAACTAAAATGGAAGCACTGCAAACGAATCCCTTTAAAGAGATTAGTACGTTTAAACTAGATTAA
- a CDS encoding Crp/Fnr family transcriptional regulator, with translation MSKCEQCIIRQFNSLKALTKEELVRISGCKTSRVIKKGEVIFEEGETVNGVFCVKDGVCKLSKLSANGKDQIVKLVVKGDLLGQRSLIGEESANLSAVALNDMEVCFIPKSEIMTDLQNNPKFTLDVLQKMAHDLKDSDNVIVDMAQKSVKNRLADVLIYLNAHFGVDEDGYLSITLSREDYANIVGTATESAIRILSQFKKENLISTKGKQIKIENIEGLKRIE, from the coding sequence ATGAGCAAATGCGAACAATGCATTATTAGACAGTTTAATTCTCTAAAAGCCTTAACAAAAGAGGAGTTAGTTCGGATTTCCGGTTGTAAAACATCAAGAGTCATCAAGAAAGGTGAAGTCATTTTTGAAGAAGGAGAAACAGTAAATGGCGTGTTTTGTGTTAAAGATGGTGTTTGTAAATTATCAAAATTAAGTGCTAATGGTAAAGATCAAATTGTAAAATTAGTAGTTAAAGGTGATTTATTAGGACAACGTTCGCTAATAGGTGAGGAGTCGGCAAATTTAAGTGCTGTAGCTCTTAATGATATGGAAGTTTGTTTTATTCCTAAGAGTGAGATTATGACAGATCTTCAAAACAATCCTAAGTTTACTTTAGACGTTTTGCAAAAAATGGCTCATGATTTAAAAGATTCTGATAATGTCATCGTTGATATGGCTCAGAAATCTGTTAAGAATCGATTAGCTGATGTTTTAATCTATTTGAATGCGCATTTTGGAGTAGATGAAGATGGATACTTGTCCATTACACTTTCAAGAGAAGACTATGCTAATATTGTTGGAACAGCAACAGAATCTGCAATTAGAATCCTGTCACAATTTAAAAAGGAAAATCTAATTTCTACAAAAGGGAAACAGATTAAGATTGAAAATATTGAAGGTTTGAAGCGTATTGAATAA